The Oceanithermus desulfurans genome has a window encoding:
- a CDS encoding potassium channel family protein produces MRRRKRRRRTRLRERYERRLFEILRELSIPLVILHFTLAVGTLGYMALSGGDFINSFYMTVITIGTIGFGEVVQGADTTAGRIFTTFLALGGVGVFTSTITVIARVIFKEELQHLWRRLSMMNAIDKLEGHYILAGFDEVTAELARLLERRKVPFVVLDDTQEGLARIAELRLPYYLPEAPFEQETLLAAGIRRAEGMVVNLGDDARNISIIAVARLLRPEPEEFAIYSFASSPDDAERLEELGANRAFFPGRMVAGRLAAYLFHPESSYLQGLFDRLAFGEETDVDLLEVRVEEGHPWAGRRVGELRRELRVNVVALRLPGGRLELELDDEREVQPGCALILFGRAERLEKLRERLEVERELP; encoded by the coding sequence ATGCGACGACGGAAGCGCCGCCGCCGCACCCGCCTGCGCGAGCGCTACGAGCGGCGCCTCTTCGAGATCCTGCGGGAGCTCTCGATCCCCCTGGTCATCCTTCACTTCACGCTGGCCGTGGGCACGCTGGGGTACATGGCGCTTTCCGGCGGCGACTTCATCAACAGCTTCTACATGACCGTGATCACCATCGGCACCATCGGCTTCGGCGAGGTGGTGCAGGGGGCCGACACGACGGCCGGGCGCATCTTCACCACCTTCCTGGCGCTCGGCGGGGTGGGGGTTTTCACCAGCACGATCACCGTCATCGCGCGCGTGATCTTCAAGGAAGAACTGCAGCACCTGTGGAGGAGGCTTTCCATGATGAACGCCATCGACAAGCTGGAGGGGCACTACATCCTCGCCGGGTTCGACGAGGTGACCGCGGAGCTGGCGCGGCTGCTCGAGCGCCGCAAGGTGCCCTTCGTCGTCCTCGACGACACCCAGGAGGGGCTGGCGCGCATCGCCGAGCTGCGCCTGCCCTACTACCTGCCCGAGGCCCCGTTCGAACAGGAGACGCTGCTGGCCGCGGGCATCCGCCGCGCCGAGGGGATGGTGGTCAACCTCGGCGACGACGCCCGCAACATCTCGATCATCGCCGTGGCGCGGCTCCTGCGCCCCGAGCCCGAGGAGTTCGCCATCTACTCCTTCGCCTCCTCGCCCGACGACGCCGAGCGCCTGGAGGAACTGGGCGCGAACCGCGCCTTCTTCCCCGGCCGCATGGTCGCGGGGCGGCTGGCGGCCTACCTGTTCCACCCCGAGTCCAGCTACCTGCAGGGCCTCTTCGACCGGCTGGCCTTCGGGGAGGAGACCGACGTGGACCTGCTCGAGGTGCGCGTCGAGGAAGGCCACCCCTGGGCGGGCCGCCGGGTGGGCGAGCTGCGGCGGGAGCTGCGGGTCAACGTGGTGGCGCTGCGGCTGCCCGGCGGCCGCCTGGAACTGGAACTCGACGACGAGCGCGAGGTGCAGCCGGGCTGCGCCCTGATCCTGTTCGGACGCGCCGAGCGGCTCGAGAAGCTGCGCGAGCGCCTGGAGGTGGAACGTGAGCTCCCGTAA
- a CDS encoding aminotransferase class I/II-fold pyridoxal phosphate-dependent enzyme: MTPPNRWASERVRAMPESVFLLMDRAKSAARAQGKRVIDLSIGASDLPVPGELIAELESAARDPATWGYCLKSCTHRFLEEATRWYAGRFGLELDPGSQALSLIGSQEGLAHLLLAVADPGQAVLIPEVAYPSYWGAAALAGLEAVPLKLGDDLLPVFEDLEPEVLARARLMVLNYPNNPTAALAGRDFWERALAFAEAHDLLIVHDNPYIDMVYEGEAVSPLTLEGALERTVELFSFSKSFHMGGFRLGFALGNSEAIAALEAAKAPVDFNQYLGIQRMGIAALRLPPDRVLRDVQVFRGRRDALVEAMEGCGVPVSRPKASMYLWLKLPDGMDDVRFALRAVEHAGVALAPGRGFGPGGHGYVRFALVQPPEVLAEAGRRVAALLD, translated from the coding sequence ATGACGCCACCGAATCGTTGGGCCAGCGAGCGGGTTCGGGCGATGCCCGAGTCCGTTTTCCTCTTGATGGACCGGGCCAAGAGCGCGGCACGTGCCCAGGGGAAGCGGGTGATCGACCTTTCCATCGGCGCTTCCGACCTGCCGGTGCCGGGCGAGCTGATCGCCGAGCTGGAAAGCGCCGCCCGCGACCCCGCCACCTGGGGCTACTGCCTGAAGAGCTGCACCCACCGCTTCCTCGAGGAGGCGACCCGCTGGTACGCCGGCCGCTTCGGGCTCGAGCTCGATCCCGGCTCGCAGGCGCTCAGCCTGATCGGGAGCCAGGAGGGGCTGGCCCACCTGCTTCTGGCCGTGGCCGACCCCGGCCAGGCGGTGCTCATCCCCGAGGTTGCCTACCCCAGCTACTGGGGCGCGGCGGCGCTGGCGGGGCTGGAGGCGGTGCCCCTGAAGCTGGGCGACGACCTGCTGCCGGTCTTCGAGGACCTGGAACCGGAGGTGCTCGCGCGGGCGCGGCTGATGGTGCTCAACTACCCCAACAACCCTACCGCGGCGCTGGCGGGCCGCGACTTCTGGGAGCGCGCCCTCGCCTTCGCCGAGGCGCACGACCTGCTGATCGTGCACGACAACCCCTACATCGACATGGTCTACGAGGGCGAGGCGGTGAGCCCGCTGACCCTCGAGGGGGCGCTCGAGCGCACCGTCGAGCTCTTCAGCTTTTCCAAGAGCTTCCACATGGGCGGGTTCCGGCTGGGCTTCGCCCTGGGCAACTCAGAGGCCATCGCCGCTCTGGAGGCGGCCAAAGCCCCGGTGGACTTCAACCAGTACCTGGGCATCCAGCGGATGGGCATCGCCGCGCTGCGGCTGCCGCCCGACCGGGTGCTGCGCGACGTGCAGGTCTTCCGCGGCCGCCGCGACGCCCTGGTGGAGGCCATGGAGGGCTGCGGGGTGCCGGTGAGCCGCCCCAAGGCGAGCATGTACCTCTGGCTCAAGCTTCCGGACGGCATGGACGACGTGCGCTTCGCGCTGCGCGCGGTCGAACACGCCGGGGTGGCGCTGGCGCCGGGGCGCGGCTTCGGCCCCGGCGGGCACGGCTACGTGCGCTTCGCGCTGGTGCAGCCGCCCGAGGTGCTGGCCGAGGCCGGGCGCCGCGTCGCGGCCCTGCTCGACTAG
- a CDS encoding MogA/MoaB family molybdenum cofactor biosynthesis protein — translation MAIRVGILTVSDRSSRGERADTTHQAIREALAGGPYEVVAYEVVPDEVAQIRRVLRLWADRDSLDLILTNGGTGLALRDHTPEATLEVVDRQVPGLAELVRSEGVKKTPMAALSRGVAGVRGSTLIINLPGSPKGARESVEALLGILPHAIEQVSGRSVPGGHEHS, via the coding sequence ATGGCAATTCGCGTAGGAATTTTAACGGTGTCGGACCGCAGCTCCCGCGGGGAGCGCGCCGACACGACGCACCAGGCCATCCGCGAGGCCCTGGCCGGCGGCCCCTACGAGGTGGTGGCCTACGAGGTGGTCCCCGACGAGGTGGCCCAGATCCGCCGGGTGCTCAGGCTCTGGGCCGACCGCGACAGCCTCGACCTGATCCTCACCAACGGGGGCACGGGGCTGGCGCTGCGCGACCATACCCCGGAGGCCACCCTCGAGGTGGTGGACCGCCAGGTGCCGGGTCTGGCCGAGCTGGTGCGCAGCGAGGGCGTGAAGAAGACCCCGATGGCCGCGCTCTCGCGCGGGGTGGCGGGGGTGCGCGGCTCCACCTTGATCATCAACCTGCCCGGCAGCCCCAAGGGGGCGCGCGAGTCGGTGGAGGCGCTGCTCGGGATCCTGCCCCACGCGATCGAGCAGGTGAGCGGGCGCAGCGTACCGGGCGGACACGAACACAGCTAG
- a CDS encoding threonine aldolase family protein, with protein sequence MQILDFRSDTVTRPSPAMRRAMAEAEVGDDVYREDPTVNRLEALAAELLGFERAVYMPSGTMTNQVALLVHTRRGQEIIVTEGAHVYEFEPGAMANLSGASPRFVPSPYGVPDPEDVRRAVHTSPHQAPTGLIALENTHNTAGGTVVPLAVQRAVQAVAREAGLPVHLDGARLFNAAVALGVEGREVAAGFDTVSVCLSKGLGAPVGSLLLGPAALEGEIRRYRKMLGGGMRQAGVLAAAGIVALTEGPQALARDHALARELAEGLVRLGLDVDLKSVQTNMVFARVGDAPGFAARLREAGVLINALGPDRVRFVAHRDLPDEAAAEALARIEPLLG encoded by the coding sequence ATGCAGATCCTCGACTTCCGCTCCGACACCGTGACCCGCCCCAGCCCCGCGATGCGCAGGGCGATGGCCGAGGCCGAGGTGGGCGACGACGTCTACCGCGAAGATCCGACCGTCAACCGGCTCGAGGCCCTGGCCGCCGAGCTGCTGGGCTTCGAGCGGGCCGTCTACATGCCCTCGGGCACGATGACCAACCAGGTGGCCCTGCTGGTGCACACCCGCCGGGGCCAGGAGATCATCGTCACCGAGGGCGCCCACGTCTACGAGTTCGAACCCGGGGCGATGGCCAACCTCTCGGGCGCCTCGCCCCGCTTCGTGCCCTCGCCCTACGGCGTGCCCGACCCCGAGGACGTGCGCCGCGCGGTTCACACCTCGCCCCACCAGGCGCCCACCGGCCTGATCGCGCTCGAGAACACCCACAACACCGCCGGGGGCACGGTGGTGCCGCTCGCGGTGCAGCGGGCGGTGCAGGCGGTGGCTAGGGAGGCGGGGCTGCCCGTGCACCTGGACGGGGCGCGGCTCTTCAACGCGGCCGTGGCCCTGGGGGTTGAGGGGCGGGAGGTCGCCGCCGGCTTCGACACCGTCTCGGTCTGCCTCTCCAAGGGGCTGGGCGCGCCCGTGGGCAGCCTGCTGCTGGGTCCCGCCGCGCTGGAAGGGGAGATCCGCCGCTACCGCAAGATGCTGGGCGGCGGGATGCGCCAGGCCGGGGTGCTGGCCGCGGCGGGCATCGTCGCCCTGACCGAGGGGCCGCAGGCGCTGGCCCGCGACCACGCCCTCGCCCGCGAGCTCGCCGAGGGCCTGGTGCGGCTGGGGCTCGACGTGGACCTGAAGTCGGTGCAGACCAACATGGTCTTCGCGCGGGTGGGGGACGCCCCGGGCTTCGCCGCCCGGCTCCGGGAGGCGGGCGTGCTGATCAACGCGCTGGGCCCCGACCGGGTGCGCTTCGTCGCCCACCGCGACCTTCCCGACGAGGCCGCCGCCGAGGCGCTCGCGCGCATCGAGCCGCTCCTGGGATAG
- a CDS encoding amidase: MKTASELTRAYARGAASPLEVAERVLAELEPGPVVAALTPERALAAAQASAARYAAGRPLGPLDGVPVLVKDLLDLRGTVTGAGSAVLARLRAPAREDAAAVRNLVRAGAVIVGKSQLNELAFSGLGLNPHFGTPPNALDPERVPGGSSSGSAVAVARGRVPLAVGSDTGGSVRIPAAFNGLVGFKPSWGRIPTRGVTPLAVSLDTVGPLARNVEDAWSLFLGLAGEPPRPLPAAPARPRLLVPADLLTRARPEVAQPFERALARLEAAGARLERRPLPGLTEVYALYRRYGALAAHEAFAYWRDLIAEHGAEMDPRVVRRVLAVAERPGVHHAQLRRERARRVPAFWGGLGGMDALVLPTAPVPPPLLAEVEASEEAYFRANDRVLAYTMLFNFYGGPAVSLPLAPGVGLMLAAAPGRDPALFALAAWAAAA; this comes from the coding sequence GTGAAGACCGCGAGCGAACTGACCCGGGCCTACGCGCGCGGCGCGGCCTCGCCGCTCGAGGTCGCCGAGCGGGTCCTCGCCGAACTCGAACCCGGGCCCGTGGTGGCGGCGCTCACCCCCGAGCGCGCCCTCGCCGCGGCGCAGGCGAGCGCCGCGCGCTACGCCGCGGGGCGGCCCCTGGGCCCCCTCGACGGGGTGCCCGTCCTCGTCAAGGACCTGCTCGACCTGCGGGGCACTGTGACCGGCGCGGGCTCGGCGGTGCTCGCTCGGCTGCGTGCGCCCGCGCGCGAGGACGCGGCGGCGGTGAGGAACCTCGTGCGCGCCGGTGCGGTGATCGTGGGCAAGAGCCAGCTCAACGAGCTTGCCTTCTCGGGCCTCGGCCTCAACCCCCACTTCGGCACGCCCCCGAACGCGCTGGACCCCGAGCGGGTTCCGGGCGGGTCGTCCTCGGGCTCGGCCGTCGCGGTGGCCCGCGGCCGGGTGCCGCTGGCCGTGGGCAGCGACACCGGCGGCTCGGTGCGCATTCCCGCGGCCTTCAACGGCCTCGTCGGCTTCAAGCCCAGCTGGGGCCGGATCCCCACCCGCGGGGTGACGCCGCTGGCCGTGAGCCTCGACACCGTCGGTCCGCTCGCGCGCAACGTGGAGGACGCCTGGAGCCTTTTTCTGGGTCTCGCGGGGGAGCCCCCGCGTCCCCTGCCGGCGGCCCCGGCGCGTCCGCGGCTGCTCGTGCCCGCGGACCTGCTCACCCGGGCGCGCCCCGAGGTGGCCCAACCCTTCGAGCGCGCCCTCGCGCGGCTCGAGGCGGCGGGGGCCCGGCTCGAGCGGCGGCCGCTGCCCGGCCTCACGGAGGTCTACGCCCTTTACCGCCGCTACGGCGCCCTGGCGGCCCACGAGGCCTTCGCGTACTGGCGTGACCTGATCGCCGAGCACGGCGCCGAGATGGACCCGCGGGTGGTGCGGCGGGTGCTGGCCGTGGCCGAGCGCCCCGGCGTCCACCATGCGCAGCTCAGGCGCGAACGCGCCCGCCGCGTGCCCGCGTTCTGGGGCGGGCTTGGGGGCATGGACGCCCTGGTCCTGCCCACCGCCCCGGTGCCGCCGCCGCTCTTGGCCGAAGTGGAGGCCTCCGAGGAGGCCTACTTCCGGGCCAACGACCGGGTGCTCGCCTACACCATGCTCTTCAACTTCTACGGCGGGCCGGCGGTCAGCCTGCCCCTCGCGCCCGGGGTGGGCCTGATGCTCGCGGCCGCGCCCGGACGCGACCCCGCACTCTTCGCCCTCGCCGCCTGGGCCGCGGCCGCTTAG
- a CDS encoding histidine phosphatase family protein has protein sequence MEVWLVRHGVTAHNQNGLWQGQRDVPLAPEGRAQARRLAERLARLDLTWTSLRTSDLSRAFETARIVGARLGLEPRRDRRLREVCVGELAGLTRPEVQARFADYVTRSQQDPWHTRFPGGETLAELYDRVWAFLRELADGRHLVVSHGGAIRAAVLGVLEAQSAVPWRIRLENTSITRLHFPEGVTGGGFVHAVGDAAHLEAGWDLDG, from the coding sequence GTGGAAGTCTGGCTCGTGCGCCACGGCGTCACCGCTCACAACCAAAACGGCCTCTGGCAGGGGCAGCGCGACGTTCCCCTCGCCCCCGAGGGCCGGGCGCAGGCGCGGCGGCTCGCCGAACGGCTGGCGCGGCTGGACCTCACCTGGACGTCGCTCCGCACCTCCGACCTCAGCCGCGCGTTCGAGACCGCGCGGATCGTGGGCGCGCGCCTGGGCCTGGAACCGCGCCGCGACCGGCGGCTGCGCGAGGTCTGCGTGGGCGAGCTGGCCGGCCTCACCCGTCCGGAGGTGCAGGCCCGTTTCGCGGACTACGTGACCCGCTCGCAGCAGGACCCCTGGCACACCCGCTTTCCCGGCGGCGAGACCCTGGCCGAGCTCTACGACCGCGTCTGGGCCTTCCTGCGCGAACTCGCAGACGGCCGGCACCTGGTCGTCTCCCACGGCGGCGCGATCCGCGCCGCGGTGCTGGGGGTGCTGGAGGCCCAAAGCGCGGTGCCCTGGCGCATCCGCCTGGAGAACACCTCGATCACCCGGCTGCACTTCCCCGAAGGGGTGACCGGCGGCGGCTTCGTGCACGCCGTCGGCGACGCGGCCCACCTGGAAGCCGGCTGGGACCTGGACGGCTGA
- a CDS encoding sulfite exporter TauE/SafE family protein, which translates to MVPGLNLLAVFAFAIKGLAGFGPALFIVPVLGLFWPLRQVVPYTAFLLFLANLPMLWLVRQGLEPRRDLPAAAAYALGLVLGTRLLVTLPEARLKFALGLVLLVFALWSLVRLPSPETAPPLNAAELARLALVMLTGGLLVGTLGAGALPLFVYLPLRYPPAAMRALFTSAFGLGTLVWTLANWQAGLLTAELVRLALLSLPGTLAGLWLGARLFERLPHRGQVRTVALLLVPVALKLMGAL; encoded by the coding sequence ATGGTGCCGGGGCTCAACCTGCTCGCGGTCTTCGCCTTCGCGATCAAGGGGCTGGCGGGGTTCGGTCCCGCCCTCTTCATCGTGCCGGTGCTCGGCCTCTTCTGGCCGCTGCGCCAGGTGGTGCCCTACACCGCCTTCCTGCTCTTTTTGGCCAACCTGCCGATGCTCTGGCTGGTGCGCCAGGGGCTCGAGCCCCGGCGCGACCTCCCCGCCGCGGCCGCCTACGCGCTGGGGCTGGTGCTGGGCACCCGCCTGCTCGTGACGCTGCCGGAAGCCCGGCTCAAGTTCGCCCTGGGATTGGTGCTGCTCGTCTTCGCGTTGTGGAGTCTGGTGCGCCTGCCCAGCCCCGAGACCGCACCCCCTCTGAACGCCGCCGAGCTCGCCCGGCTCGCGCTGGTGATGCTCACGGGCGGCCTCCTCGTGGGGACGCTGGGGGCGGGGGCGCTGCCGCTTTTCGTCTACCTGCCGCTGCGCTACCCGCCCGCGGCGATGCGGGCCCTCTTCACCAGCGCCTTCGGCCTGGGCACGCTGGTCTGGACGCTGGCCAACTGGCAGGCGGGGCTGCTTACCGCCGAGCTGGTGCGGCTGGCGCTGCTGAGCCTGCCGGGCACGCTGGCGGGGCTGTGGCTGGGGGCGCGGCTCTTCGAACGCCTGCCCCACCGGGGGCAGGTGCGCACGGTGGCGCTGCTGCTCGTGCCGGTGGCGCTCAAGTTGATGGGTGCGCTCTAG
- a CDS encoding metallopeptidase family protein, with translation MTYDEFVDLVTRLWDEIPEEFKRELQGVHVLPQAKHDPSGLPGVVRLGEYTDPGPPSVFAGHVHLGRHIALYYGSFAEIARGDPGFDWEAETWETLLHELRHHVESLAWRDDLIQEDVRQLEALKRRRG, from the coding sequence GTGACCTACGACGAGTTCGTGGATCTGGTGACCCGGCTCTGGGACGAGATCCCCGAGGAGTTCAAGCGCGAGCTGCAGGGGGTGCACGTCCTGCCCCAGGCGAAGCACGACCCCAGCGGCCTGCCCGGGGTGGTGCGGCTCGGCGAGTACACCGACCCCGGCCCGCCCTCGGTCTTCGCCGGGCACGTGCACCTGGGCCGCCACATCGCGCTCTACTACGGCTCCTTCGCCGAGATCGCCCGCGGCGACCCCGGCTTCGATTGGGAGGCCGAAACCTGGGAGACGCTGCTCCACGAGCTGCGCCACCACGTCGAGAGCCTGGCCTGGCGCGACGACCTGATCCAGGAGGACGTGCGCCAGCTCGAGGCCCTCAAACGCCGTCGTGGCTAG
- a CDS encoding ArsA family ATPase, which produces MHTVRLVAGKGGVGKTTVASALALWEARRGRRVLLVSTDPTGALGQIFPGVGDEAREVAPGLEAVELTRRVVLTHWRERFGEEVYRVLRSLLPVEREILDYLEGVPGLEEEFLLSYLLEAEASGRYDRIVWDSAPTAGTLALLEAQALFYDHLTQAHRLYLKLQGYLKGADPTPLIEGWRRLTGEILAMLRERTRAVVVAQPERLPVVQGLELMAALARFGIGLELAVLNRVLDPQACPDCPPYAARASRQRAWVERWRAESPVRVTRLPELDEEPTHRHSLLRLAKILEGAHGGTHA; this is translated from the coding sequence GTGCACACGGTGCGGCTCGTGGCCGGTAAGGGGGGCGTGGGCAAGACCACGGTCGCCAGCGCGCTGGCGCTTTGGGAGGCGCGGCGGGGGCGGCGGGTGCTGCTCGTCTCCACCGACCCCACCGGGGCGTTGGGGCAGATCTTCCCCGGCGTGGGCGACGAGGCGCGCGAGGTCGCCCCGGGGCTCGAGGCCGTCGAGCTGACACGGCGCGTGGTGCTGACGCACTGGCGCGAGCGCTTCGGCGAGGAGGTCTACCGGGTGCTGCGCAGCCTGCTTCCGGTGGAGCGCGAGATCCTCGACTACCTCGAAGGGGTGCCCGGCCTCGAAGAGGAGTTCCTGCTCAGCTACCTGCTCGAGGCCGAGGCCTCGGGGCGCTACGACCGCATCGTCTGGGACAGCGCCCCCACCGCGGGCACGCTGGCGCTGCTGGAGGCGCAGGCGCTGTTCTACGACCACCTCACCCAGGCCCACCGCCTCTACCTGAAGCTGCAAGGCTACCTCAAGGGCGCCGACCCCACCCCGCTGATCGAGGGCTGGCGCCGGCTCACGGGCGAGATTCTGGCGATGCTGCGCGAGCGTACGCGCGCGGTGGTGGTGGCCCAGCCCGAGCGGCTGCCGGTGGTGCAGGGGCTCGAGCTGATGGCGGCGCTGGCGCGCTTCGGGATCGGGCTCGAGCTCGCGGTGCTGAACCGGGTGCTGGACCCGCAGGCCTGCCCAGACTGCCCGCCCTACGCCGCCCGCGCATCCCGGCAACGCGCCTGGGTCGAGCGCTGGCGGGCAGAGAGCCCGGTCCGGGTCACCCGCCTGCCGGAGCTCGACGAAGAACCCACCCATCGCCACAGCCTCTTGCGCTTGGCCAAGATCCTGGAGGGTGCCCATGGAGGTACGCACGCTTAG
- a CDS encoding cupin domain-containing protein yields the protein MEVRTLRELVRFDAEKKQKIPIFDSPQLYYDLYTLLPGQRQRPFAFKRSDKIVYVLEGVLRASVDGESADLAAGQALRVPAGAVNSLENAGDEPVVALVVVAPHPQCPKRKKARPGLRPGAG from the coding sequence ATGGAGGTACGCACGCTTAGGGAGCTGGTTCGTTTCGACGCGGAAAAGAAGCAAAAGATCCCGATCTTCGACTCCCCGCAGCTGTACTACGACCTCTACACGCTGCTGCCGGGGCAGCGGCAAAGGCCCTTCGCTTTCAAGCGGTCCGACAAGATCGTCTACGTGCTCGAGGGCGTCTTGCGCGCCTCCGTGGACGGCGAGTCGGCCGACCTGGCGGCCGGCCAGGCGCTGCGGGTTCCCGCGGGGGCGGTCAACTCGCTGGAAAACGCGGGCGACGAACCGGTCGTCGCGCTCGTGGTCGTGGCCCCCCACCCCCAGTGCCCCAAACGCAAGAAGGCGCGCCCGGGCCTTCGCCCGGGCGCCGGATAA
- a CDS encoding TRAP transporter large permease has product MSVGLAMTILFGTFVVLLLVRVPIGVSLAVASLITFWVQGDFNILQAASRMFEGINSFALLAIPGFVFTGVVMARGGIAKYLVEAVRAWVGHLPGGLSVVVVVSSMIFAAISGSSPATAAAIGSVTIPAMIQNGYSKRYAMGLVATSGTLGILIPPSITMIIYGITTDQSIGKLFIAGIIPGILLGGSLIVFAIWYAIRNNYGRLPRAGWPERWRALFVALPGAFLPFLIMGTIYSGIATPTESSVIALFYAVLVSLFIYRETTWRDWIEIVRESVSITSMIYLIVAAAMLFSLYMTQKQVPQLAAEWIAATGMGRYAVFAVTSGMFIVLGMFLEAVSIILITLPVLQPILETVGIDLIHFAVVMTISMELAMITPPVGLNLFVISGITRAPLGEVVRGVIPFYSVLLFVLVLLIFFPELSLWLPGLMK; this is encoded by the coding sequence ATGAGCGTGGGCCTCGCGATGACCATCCTGTTCGGCACCTTCGTCGTCCTGCTGCTCGTGCGTGTGCCTATCGGGGTTTCGCTCGCCGTCGCCAGCCTGATTACGTTCTGGGTTCAGGGCGACTTCAACATCCTGCAAGCGGCCTCGCGCATGTTCGAGGGCATCAACTCCTTCGCCCTCCTCGCCATCCCCGGCTTCGTCTTCACCGGGGTGGTGATGGCCCGCGGGGGCATCGCCAAGTACCTGGTGGAGGCGGTGCGCGCCTGGGTGGGGCACCTTCCCGGCGGCCTCTCGGTGGTCGTCGTCGTTTCCTCGATGATCTTCGCGGCCATCTCGGGCTCGTCCCCCGCCACCGCGGCCGCGATCGGGTCGGTGACCATTCCCGCCATGATCCAGAATGGCTACTCCAAGCGCTACGCCATGGGTCTGGTGGCCACCTCGGGTACGCTGGGCATCCTGATTCCGCCCAGCATCACGATGATCATCTACGGGATCACCACCGACCAGTCGATCGGCAAGCTCTTCATTGCCGGCATCATCCCCGGCATCCTGCTGGGGGGCAGCCTCATCGTCTTCGCCATCTGGTACGCCATCAGGAACAACTACGGGCGGCTGCCCCGGGCCGGTTGGCCCGAGCGCTGGCGCGCGCTCTTCGTGGCGCTGCCGGGGGCGTTCCTGCCCTTCCTGATCATGGGCACGATCTACAGCGGCATCGCCACCCCGACCGAGTCGTCGGTGATCGCGCTCTTCTACGCGGTGCTGGTGAGCCTCTTCATCTACCGCGAGACCACCTGGCGTGACTGGATCGAGATCGTGCGCGAGAGCGTGAGCATCACCTCGATGATCTACCTCATCGTGGCCGCGGCCATGCTCTTCTCGCTCTACATGACGCAGAAGCAGGTGCCGCAGCTGGCGGCGGAATGGATCGCCGCCACGGGCATGGGCCGCTACGCGGTCTTCGCCGTCACCTCGGGTATGTTCATCGTCCTGGGTATGTTCCTGGAGGCCGTTTCGATCATCCTGATCACGCTACCGGTACTCCAGCCCATCCTGGAGACCGTGGGCATCGACCTGATCCACTTTGCGGTGGTGATGACGATCAGCATGGAGCTCGCTATGATCACGCCGCCGGTAGGGTTGAACCTCTTCGTCATCTCGGGCATCACCCGGGCCCCGCTGGGCGAGGTGGTGCGCGGGGTGATCCCCTTCTACTCGGTGCTGCTCTTCGTCCTGGTGCTGCTCATCTTCTTCCCCGAGCTCAGCCTCTGGCTGCCGGGTTTGATGAAGTAA
- a CDS encoding TRAP transporter small permease, translated as MVSTPELMAWTAVVTAAMLALAWLAERLPFFKAAIAVVEDVLSAVYLTAGLSVVMISVVTRYVFNNPLGWADEFARVFVAWGAMFGFSVALRERRHIGVDLLYTAVSDRVKHGMDLLANFIGLVFAAFMSVTGWKLVVFLKMLGLKSIYTDIPEWILQLIIPLGFLLFALQFAINLFDVLRGREPIHEEVAGV; from the coding sequence ATGGTAAGCACGCCCGAACTCATGGCCTGGACCGCGGTCGTCACCGCTGCGATGCTGGCCCTGGCTTGGCTGGCGGAACGGCTGCCCTTTTTCAAAGCGGCGATCGCCGTGGTCGAAGACGTGCTCTCGGCCGTGTACCTTACCGCAGGCCTCTCCGTCGTCATGATCAGCGTCGTCACCCGCTACGTGTTCAACAACCCGCTGGGCTGGGCCGATGAGTTCGCCCGCGTCTTCGTGGCCTGGGGGGCGATGTTTGGATTCTCGGTCGCCCTGCGCGAACGGCGTCACATCGGCGTGGACCTGCTCTACACGGCAGTGAGCGATCGCGTCAAGCACGGCATGGACCTGCTGGCCAACTTCATCGGCTTGGTCTTCGCGGCCTTCATGTCCGTCACGGGTTGGAAGCTCGTCGTCTTCCTCAAGATGTTGGGGCTCAAGTCGATCTACACCGACATTCCCGAGTGGATCCTGCAGCTGATCATCCCCCTGGGCTTCCTGCTTTTTGCGCTGCAGTTCGCCATCAACCTGTTCGACGTGCTGCGGGGCCGCGAGCCGATTCACGAGGAGGTGGCGGGCGTATGA